AGGCTGATGGGGGGACTCCTGACCTGACTTCAGGGCCTGGACGCGTGGTGGAGTGAGGAGAGGAGGCCTGCGTCAGCTCAGCCAGATCTTGATCCTTTTGGCTCAGAGGTTTTCCAAGGCTGCTCAGCTAGCTTTCCCAGCCTGGAAACCACGGTGCTGAGGGCTTAACACTGTCTCTCGTTGTCTAAATCTTTGTTCCAGAACCATCTGGAGGAGAAgccaagcagagagagaaaatgaatcaATCCCCACCACTATCTGTCCTTATCAAAGGCTGGGGAAGCTGGGTTTTCATCTCCTTACGGAGTCCCCACAGCACACCTGACACTGCATTCTCAGTGAACTTTCAGCACCTAAGacaaacccattttacagatgaggcaatgGAGACACAGACTAATTTGCTGAAGGTCATAGAGAAACTGAGCCACAGTCAGAACCGTGTCCCTGACTCCCGAGTGCGGGTTCTGAATCGCGAAGCTCTCCGCTCCTCAGCAGCTCCGAGCAGTAGCCTCTTCCCCATCTGGCGACAATCTAGGATTTCTTGGGGCCACACAGATGCCAGTCCTCCATGCCCCTTCCTTCCTATATAGGTAGCCCTTCCTAATCGAAGTCCACCTCCCCTCGGTGCTGGAAGTGGGCTCTGGGACTGGTGGATCCTTGCTTGCATAACGTAGCTCTGCCTGCAGACTCCCGGGTGGCTGACGAGTCAGCTCTAGTGGGAAGCTTTGCTTAAGGTGGGCTGGGGGTGCCAGATATCAAAGAGCCTGGGAGTAGTGCAAGGCCAtttctcttacccaggctggtggaACACTCTCACATAAGGATTCCAGAGTTCTGACATACGTCCCAAACCTTTACCTTTAGAGGGCACTTTTAGGCAAGTCCCAAAGGATATACAAACATAGCGGAgtgtcgggcgcagtggctcatgcctgtaatcccagcactttgggaggctgaggcgggcagatcatgaggtcagaagttcaagaccagcctgaccaacatggtgaaatcccgtctctactgaaaatacaaaaattagccaggggtggtggtacgaatctgtaatcccaactacgcaggaggctgaggcaggagaattgtttgaacctgggaggtggaggttgcagtgagccaagatcacgccactgcactccagcctaggtgagagtgagactccatctcaaaacaaaaaaaaaatagtggagcAATAGGTCTCTGAGAATACAATGTTTCCAAGTGCAGGGACGCGGACTGCAGTCTGTCTGTCCTCCCTGTGAGGTGGGGCTCCTCCATGTGTGGGCAGTGAGAGGGCACCTGTTAAGAAGACACAGGCCTGAGCAGTGTTTTTCCCCCACAGACTGGTTCAGGCAGACCCTGCTGAAGAAGCCCAAGAAGAGGCCCGACTCCCCAGAAAGCACCTCCAGCGATACTTCACAGCCTGCCTCACAGGACAGACTATCCCCAAGCCTCAGCTTAGTCACGTCTCCCAGCCTGCCACTCACACATGCGAGTGACAGCGGCAGTAGTCGCTGGAGCAAAGACTATGATGTCTGTGTGTGCCACAGTGAGGAAGACCTGGTGGCTGCCCAGAACCTGGTCTCCTACCTGGAAGGCAGCAGCACCAGCCTGCGCTGCTTCCTGCAGCTCCGGGATGCAACCCCAGGCGGTGCTATCGTGTCCgagctgtgccaggcactgaacaATAGTCACTGCCGTGTGCTGCTCATCACGCCGGGCTTCCTTCAGGACCCCTGGTGCAAGTACCAGATGCTGCAGGCCCTGACCGAGGCCCCAGGGGCTGAGGGCCGCACCATCCCCCTGCTGTCCGGCCTCAGCAGAGATGCCTACCCACCTGAGCTCCGATTCATGTACTACGTTGATGGCAGGGGCCCTGATGGTGGCTTTCGCCAAGTCAAAGAAGCTGTCATGCGTTGTAAGCTACTACAGGGGGGGAGAAGGGGAACGGGATTCAGCCACAGTATCTGATCTACTTTGACTTTTAGGAGACAGCCCTGTAGCCTAGTAGTTCAAAGTGCAGCCTCTGGAAAAGGCTGTCAGGGTCTGTATCCTGGTTCCTGCACTTATTATTAACCCATAAAAAgtaacttgggcaagttacttacccgCTCTGTGCCTGGTTTCCTCACTGACCACTAGGTTTCCATTGCTATGAAATGAGAACAGTATATAGACTAAGGCCTCAGAACATGGCCTAGCACATGTATTCATAATAGGCAGAGCCTAGCACAAATCAGGTCCTCAATAAATTATTAGCTAGTAGTAGTAACAGTAACAGCATTACGTTTCTCTGAGATCAGGCTGGAGATGTCCATCAAGAGCTGGGAAGGTGCCAGGAGGGACATTGGTTTAGTAAGGCAAAATGATGCAAAATAATCGGAAAGAAGTGCATATGAGTGTATGTGGGGAGGGCCATGCTATTGCAGTAGGTTTGGAGTGTGATAACAGATAAAAAGGTAGAAGAGGCAGGACCTGTTGGGGAAAACAGAGATGCTGGGTCTGGGAAGGGTGACAATGCTGTGACTGGTCTCTTTCAGATCTGCAGACACTCAGTTGACACTTTTTATATCATGGGACCCCAGAAGTTGGAGTAAAGCTGGAAATAGAAAACCCACGCAGGGCCTTGGATTCCCACAGATGTGACAAGAGGTATAGGGAGCGAGTCTGCAGCACTTTGCCCGTGTCCCTGGGATCACAGCACCCATCAGCCTTCCATTACTGTGGGCTCCCTAAGAAGACCATGGAGAGGTTGGGGACTCCCCCAGGAAAGCCATGAAGCTGGGGATTCCCCCTAGGAAAGCCACGAGGAAGCAGGGGACTCCCCAAGAAGGCCATGAGGAAGCCAGAAACTGGAGGTGGTAGGAGGTGGTACTGACCAATGATGGCCAGCAGGGCTCGTATCCTGCCTAACTGGACAAGAAGCCTGGCACACACTTCTGTCTTTCCCTGGAACTGGGTACTGGCGTACACTGGTATCCCTCCTAAAGAGGTGACTCACCTGACTGATCAGCAAGAAGCCGAGATTGCAGGCCTCACCGTGGATGGTCTTCCCAGTTGCCTGGGGAAACCCTGGAATGGGCGTCAGGAGAAAGCAAGAGGAATCCAGTCCTTCACACTCACACTACTCTGTTCCTCCTTCCAGAGACATCGATTCACTTCAGAAAGCTGTAAGGAAGACGCAGTCAGCAATGcaactatactttttatttattgccTAAGTGCCATTAAAGACATAAACCTAGAAGCCATTCTGAATGTGGGGGTGAGGTGGTGGAGGGAGCAAGTGAAGAGACGGGAAGCCAGGGCTCAGGGTGCAACGCCTTCACCTGAGATCACAAGCCCATGGATGCTGTGACATCTGAGAGCTTCATCCATGGTCTGGCTAAAGCTGATACTTTCACAGTCACCATCTTCACCTTTGGACTGGGAAGAATCAGCATTTTTCTTCTGGCAGATGACTGTATTCCTTATAGGACAGGCAAGGTTTCATTCATCTGTTCTCAGTAAGTTTGTTTCTGAACTGAAATGAATTTCATTATTTCCTCCAACACGTACTTTTGTGCCCCTTCTCTCACTTCTCCCTATCATGACCCCTCTTTTgctgaaaaaaagttttattactttttctatcTCTAGttctagaaagagaaaatttattttttaaattataaattattttgccgggcaccgtggctcacacctgtaatctcagcacttggggaggccaaggcaggtggatcacctgaggtcaggagttcaagaccagcctggccaatatggtgaaaccccgtctctactaaaaatacaaaaattagctgggtgtggtggcaggcacctgtaatcccaactactcaggaggttgaggcaggagaattgcttgaacctgggaggtggaggttgcagtgagccaaaatcacaccactgcactccagcctaggcaactgagcaagaccctgtctcaaaaaaaaaaaaaggcccggtgtggtggctcacacctgtNNNNNNNNNNNNNNNNNNNNNNNNNNNNNNNNNNNNNNNNNNNNNNNNNNNNNNNNNNNNNNNNNNNNNNNNNNNNNNNNNNNNNNNNNNNNNNNNNNNNNNNNNNNNNNNNNNNNNNNNNNNNNNNNNNNNNNNNNNNNNNNNNNNNNNNNNNNNNNNNNNNNNNNNNNNNNNNNNNNNNNNNNNNNNNNNNNNNNNNNNNNNNNNNNNNNNNNNNNNNNNNNNNNNNNNNNNNNNNNNNNNNNNNNNNNNNNNNNNNNNNNNNNNNNNNNNNNNNNNNNNNNNNNNNNNNNNNNNNNNNNNNNNNNNNNNNNNNNNNNNNNNNNNNNNNNNNNNNNNNNNNNNNNNNNNNNNNNNNNNNNNNNNNNNNNNNNNNNNNNNNNNNNNNNNNNNNNNNNNNNNNNNNNNNNNNNNNNNNNNNNNNNNNNNNNNNNNNNNNNNNNNNNNNNNNNNNNNNNNNNNNNNNNNNNNNNNNNNNNNNNNNNNNNNNNNNNNNNNNNNNNNNNNNNNNNNNNNNNNNNNNNNNNNNNNNNNNNNNNNNNNNNNNNNNNNNNNNNNNNNNNNNNNNNNNNNNNNNNNNNNNNNNNNNNNNNNNNNNNNNNNNNNNNNNNNNNNNNNNNNNNNNNNNNNNNNNNNNNNNNNNNNNNNNNNNNNNNNNNNNNNNNNNNNNNNNNNNNNNNNNNNNNNNNNNNNNNNNNNNNNNNNNNNNNNNNNNNNNNNNNNNNNNNNNNNNNNNNNNNNNNNNNNNNNNNNNNNNNNNNNNNNNNNNNNNNNNNNNNNNNNNNNNNNNNNNNNNNNNNNNNNNNNNNNNNNNNNNNNNNNNNNNNNNNNNNNNNNNNNNNNNNNNNNNNNNNNNNNNNNNNNNNNNNNNNNNNNNNNNNNNNNNNNNNNNNNNNNNNNNNNNNNNNNNNNNNNNNNNNNNNNNNNNNNNNNNNNNNNNNNNNNNNNNNNNNNNNNNNNNNNNNNNNNNNNNNNNNNNNNNNNNNNNNNNNNNNNNNNNNNNNNNNNNNNNNNNNNNNNNNNNNNNNNNNNNNNNNNNNNNNNNNNNNNNNNNNNNNNNNNNNNNNNNNNNNNNNNNNNNNNNNNNNNNNNNNNNNNNNNNNNNNNNNNNNNNNNNNNNNNNNNNNNNNNNNNNNNNNNNNNNNNNNNNNNNNNNNNNNNNNNNNNNNNNNNNNNNNNNNNNNNNNNNNNNNNNNNNNNNNNNNNNNNNNNNNNNNNNNNNNNNNNNNNNNNNNNNNNNNNNNNNNNNNNNNNNNNNNNNNNNNNNNNNNNNNNNNNNNNNNNNNNNNNNNNNNNNNNNNNNNNNNNNNNNNNNNNNNNNNNNNNNNNNNNNNNNNNNNNNNNNNNNNNNNNNNNNNNNNNNNNNNNNNNNNNNNNNNNNNNNNNNNNNNNNNNNNNNNNNNNNNNNNNNNNNNNNNNNNNNNNNNNNNNNNNNNNNNNNNNNNNNNNNNNNNNNNNNNNNNNNNNNNNNNNNNNNNNNNNNNNNNNNNNNNNNNNNNNNNNNNNNNNNNNNNNNNNNNNNNNNNNNNNNNNNNNNNNNNNNNNNNNNNNNNNNNNNNNNNNNNNNNNNNNNNNNNNNNNNNNNNNNNNNNNNNNNNNNNNNNNNNNNNNNNNNNNNNNNNNNNNNNNNNNNNNNNNNNNNNNNNNNNNNNNNNNNNNNNNNNNNNNNNNNNNNNNNNNNNNNNNNNNNNNNNNNNNNNNNNNNNNNNNNNNNNNNNNNNNNNNNNNNNNNNNNNNNNNNNNNNNNNNNNNNNNNNNNNNNNNNNNNNNNNNNNNNNNNNNNNNNNNNNNNNNNNNNNNNNNNNNNNNNNNNNNNNNNNNNNNNNNNNNNNNNNNNNNNNNNNNNNNNNNNNNNNNNNNNNNNNNNNNNNNNNNNNNNNNNNNNNNNNNNNNNNNNNNNNNNNNNNNNNNNNNNNNNNNNNNNNNNNNNNNNNNNNNNNNNNNNNNNNNNNNNNNNNNNNNNNNNNNNNNNNNNNNNNNNNNNNNNNNNNNNNNNNNNNNNNNNNNNNNNNNNNNNNNNNNNNNNNNNNNNNNNNNNNNNNNNNNNNNNNNNNNNNNNNNNNNNNNNNNNNNNNNNNNNNNNNNNNNNNNNNNNNNNNNNNNNNNNNNNNNNNNNNNNNNNNNNNNNNNNNNNNNNNNNNNNNNNNNNNNNNNNNNNNNNNNNNNNNNNNNNNNNNNNNNNNNNNNNNNNNNNNNNNNNNNNNNNNNNNNNNNNNNNNNNNNNNNNNNNNNNNNNNNNNNNNNNNNNNNNNNNNNNNNNNNNNNNNNNNNNNNNNNNNNNNNNNNNNNNNNNNNNNNNNNNNNNNNNNNNNNNNNNNNNNNNNNNNNNNNNNNNNNNNNNNNNNNNNNNNNNNNNNNNNNNNNNNNNNNNNNNNNNNNNNNNNNNNNNNNNNNNNNNNNNNNNNNNNNNNNNNNNNNNNNNNNNNNNNNNNNNNNNNNNNNNNNNNNNNNNNNNNNNNNNNNNNNNNNNNNNNNNNNNNNNNNNNNNNNNNNNNNNNNNNNNNNNNNNNNNNNNNNNNNNNNNNNNNNNNNNNNNNNNNNNNNNNNNNNNNNNNNNNNNNNNNNNNNNNNNNNNNNNNNNNNNNNNNNNNNNNNNNNNNNNNNNNNNNNNNNNNNNNNNNNNNNNNNNNNNNNNNNNNNNNNNNNNNNNNNNNNNNNNNNNNNNNNNNNNNNNNNNNNNNNNNNNNNNNNNNNNNNNNNNNNNNNNNNNNNNNNNNNNNNNNNNNNNNNNNNNNNNNNNNNNNNNNNNNNNNNNNNNNNNNNNNNNNNNNNNNNNNNNNNNNNNNNNNNNNNNNNNNNNNNNNNNNNNNNNNNNNNNNNNNNNNNNNNNNNNNNNNNNNNNNNNNNNNNNNNNNNNNNNNNNNNNNNNNNNNNNNNNNNNNNNNNNNNNNNNNNNNNNNNNNNNNNNNNNNNNNNNNNNNNNNNNNNNNNNNNNNNNNNNNNNNNNNNNNNNNNNNNNNNNNNNNNNNNNNNNNNNNNNNNN
The sequence above is a segment of the Theropithecus gelada isolate Dixy chromosome 14, Tgel_1.0, whole genome shotgun sequence genome. Coding sequences within it:
- the TIRAP gene encoding toll/interleukin-1 receptor domain-containing adapter protein isoform X2; translated protein: MASSTSLPAPGSRPKKPLGKMADWFRQTLLKKPKKRPDSPESTSSDTSQPASQDRLSPSLSLVTSPSLPLTHASDSGSSRWSKDYDVCVCHSEEDLVAAQNLVSYLEGSSTSLRCFLQLRDATPGGAIVSELCQALNNSHCRVLLITPGFLQDPWCKYQMLQALTEAPGAEGRTIPLLSGLSRDAYPPELRFMYYVDGRGPDGGFRQVKEAVMRYLQTLS
- the TIRAP gene encoding toll/interleukin-1 receptor domain-containing adapter protein isoform X1, whose amino-acid sequence is MASSTSLPAPGSRPKKPLGKMADWFRQTLLKKPKKRPDSPESTSSDTSQPASQDRLSPSLSLVTSPSLPLTHASDSGSSRWSKDYDVCVCHSEEDLVAAQNLVSYLEGSSTSLRCFLQLRDATPGGAIVSELCQALNNSHCRVLLITPGFLQDPWCKYQMLQALTEAPGAEGRTIPLLSGLSRDAYPPELRFMYYVDGRGPDGGFRQVKEAVMRCKLLQGGRRGTGFSHSI